The sequence below is a genomic window from Candidatus Hydrogenedentota bacterium.
TGGGAATGGCCTCGGCGCATCGAGATTGGCAAGACGCGCGCGCTGCGCGTGTTTTCGTCGCCGGTGGCGGCGCAGTTCTGGTTCGAGTTACGTCAATCGAAGTGGGTGCTGCCGTTGGGGACGGCGGTGGTATCGCTACTGATCATCTTGACGATTGGGGCGGTTTGGATTTCGGGTACCGGTAGCGCGTCAGAATTCCGTTTGATGGCCTCGCTGGCGCCATTTCCGGCGCTGCTTCTGGCCGCGGCGGCGCACGGCATCGTAACGAGAGTGCTCGGCTTCCGGAAGACGCACCGTACTGCCGGGTTTCAGTACGTGCAGCCGCTCACGTGCGCGGAGATGGCGACTGCGAAGACGCTGGCAAATATCGCGATGCTCTTGCCGACCGTGATTGTTATCACAATACTGCATGCGGCCCTCGCAGGTGGAACTTTTCTGAGCGAGGTTATTCCCTTTGCGTATAGTTCCGGCGCGGCGAATGCGCGGGAAATCGCGTGGGTACTCGTGAGCAGGGGAATCCTGATCGGGCTGATCGCGTGGCCACTCGCGGCGGTGGGCGCGCGCGTGGTCCTCTACGTGGTGACGCTCGTAATGTCCACACCTTTGATCATGGTGGCGCTGCTCGAGCTGCAAATCATCGAGTACCCACACGATCTGCCCCAATCGTGGCAAAGTACTGTGACATTCCACTTCGCGCTTTGGATTGCGCTCTCGGGCGCCATTCTCTTGTGCATCGGCGCGTTCTGGCGTGCGTGGCGGACGCGCACGATACCGTTGCGCGCAGTCGCCGGGTGGGGTTGCGCGTGGGTGTTAGCGGCGTGGCTGTTGCACGCGGCATTGCCGGATTCGCTGCCGGACGACGCAAAAACATATTCCAATTACGCGCTGCTCGTGTTGATGTGTCTTGGGTACGCGTCGCTTGTGCCGCTGCCGTACGCGGCGATCGCGCTCGACGTGGCGCGCCGCCGGCATGGCGTGGTGAACGCGCAGGATGCGGCGCAGCACGCCATGCGGCCGAGACGAAGGCCTGCGCGCATGCGCATCGCGGTCGGCATGACTGCGCTCTTCGCGATATGGCTCGGCTGGCGCGGCGAACCGACGTACTTGGACTATCTGCGCGGAAGGGGATGGCCTGCGACGTTGGCGGAACTTGACGCGTCGTACGCTGCCGTGCCGGACAGCAAAAACGTCGCATTAAAGTACTTGGCGGTCAACGACCAACAGTTGAAGAGAAGTGGCTTGTTCTACTATCGCACCATTTACCGGGACGATGGGACCGGAGAAAGTGGTAAACGCAATCCACCGACTGGCGCAGCGCTTTACGAATATGCCCACGAGGAACTGAGTGACCGCATCGTTGCTGTTGGAAAGGCGAAAGTCCCGGATTCGGGGCCGATCCCGGACGACGTGTGGCAGATGAGCGAGGCGTACTGGAACGACGTGACGACTCATATCGTGCCAAGGCTCAAGGCGATCGCCGAGAGCGGCCCACAGCCTAGCCGCTACCCAGTAGAATTGAGCGATGGCTACTGGGCGCAACTCGAACATCTGGGAGAACTTCGCTGGTTGGGCCGTGAACTGTCGCTCGATACCCTCCACTGGGCCATGCACGGCGATGCACAGGAGGCGCAACGCGCTGTGCTTGCGTTCTTCCCGCTGCAGGATTCGCTAAGAGACGAGCCGCTGGCCATGTCCCAACGGACTCGTATCGGGATTTTGAGCAACGCGATCGACGCGCTCGAAATTGCGATGAATCGGGCCGCGCTGACAGACGACCATCTCGATAATCTGCGGCAAGGATTTGCACACACACTTCAGTCGCTGGAAGAAGGTGCCGCTATGGATGTCACACTGCGTGGGGAGCGTACCATGGCGGTCTCGGTCTGGGACGAATTACATTTCCTAGGGGAAAACGATTTGGAAACGAAAAAATATATGCGCAGTAGGGTGGATCCGACCCGGATCGCGCTGGGCCTTGCAATTTCGCCGACTGCGGAATGCATGGCCGTGTTGTACGCGTATTCGAACTCGGGCGAGGCCCCTTCTACGTACGTTAGGCGGCGGATTCTCCGCGACTCACCGGAGGTGGAGTCCCTGTTCGCGCCTATGAGTGCCATTGTGATGCCGTCATTTCGCGGCTTCCAAATATCCGACGCGCAGATACGCATGCAGATCGAGATTGCATTGGCGGCGATCGCGGTAGAGCAGTTTCGGCGTGCCGAGGGGCGTTTGCCAATTGGACTCGACGAACTGATCCCGACGTATCTGGAGGCCGCGCCAGCCGATTATTACGCTCATGGCCGGCCTGTTCGCTACGTTCCGGACGGCGCCGGCGGGTTCGTCATTTACAGTATCGGCCGGAACGGAATCGACGACGGCGGGCGGGAGGAGCCGGTCGAGAGGAACGACTACGACGACCTCGCGTTCCGGGTCGCGGCGCACGCAGCGATCGCCGGTGAGGCGAGCGATGCGCCGGGCTGATGCGCGCGGGTAGCCGGGGGTTGCGCGGTAAGACAAAGCGGAGCTTTTCGAGAGGGTACCAAGCAGAGCTTACTAACGAGTAGTTGTCCAACCTGAGACATGGTTACGTACTCGTTACGTACTCGTTCCCAACTTTCCAGTTGGGAACGCACTCTTGAAAAGCTCCGCTTTGCTCTTCCGGCATTTAGCAGAAGACTGCGCACGGAACCATTACGTACTCGTTCCCAACTTTCCAGTTGGGAACGCACTCTTGAAAAGCTCCGCTTTGCTCTACCGGCACTTGACAGAAGACTGCGCACGGAACCATTACGTACTCGTTCCCAACTTTCCAGTTGGGAACGCACTCTTGAAAAGCTCCGCTTTGCTCTTCCGGCATTTAACAGAAGACTGCGCACGGAACCATTACGTACTCGTTCCCAACTTTCCAGTTGGGAACGCACTCTTGAAAAGCTCCGCTTTGCTCTTCCGCCATTTAACAGAAGACTGCGCACGGAACCATTTTTGTTTTTCCATTTAATCGACTTTCTATCTGCTGAAAGCAGATTTATTCGTTAACTAAACAGAGGTCGTTTCGCAGGAATCACTCTCCAACCGCACTTTTTGTCAACCGTGTACCCCTCGTCTTGCAAGACGGCTTCACGTCCGGAGTGCAACGGCCTGGGCTAAGAGGTGAAGGGCGCGTTGTGCGCCCGCGGCACTTGGTTGTGCGAGTCGTTGTCATGCCCCCGTGGGGTGCGCTGAAATCGTGAATGAGGCAAAGCAGAGCTTTTCAAGAGTGCGTTACGAAGTGGAAACTTCGTAACGAGTAAACGAGTAATTCCATTTCAAGAACGCATCACGAAGTGGAAACTTCGTAACGCGTAAGGGGCCTGACACGGCGCGTACGCGGCGCGGTCGCGGGATTGCGTGTCGATGGCCTACACTTGGTTCGTTCCGTGGTGGAGGGACTTCGCATGAGGCACGGTACGATTTGGGGGCGGTTGGGGCCGGAGTGTTGTTTGCGGTTCGCTGTGGTGTTCGGTTTGGCGGCCGCATGCGCGCGCGCGGAGCCGAGTGTGTCGGGCTCGCACCTGCCGATTGTGTGGACGATTGCGATTCTCGGCGCGGTGGCGATGGCCGCGTTGCCGCCGGCGATCAAGAAGTACGCGAAACTCCGCGCGCCGAGGTGGGCAATTGTAACGGCTTCGGTGTTGCTTGTCGTATTGTGGTCGTTGTTTGTGGCGCCATTGATCATCGTGCTGGGAAGCATCCTGCTCACAGGCCGGACGATGTAGCCGGTGGCGCGCGATCAATTCTTTCAAGAGCGGTGGTAACGGAAACTCCGCAGCGTCAATGAAGCGCTCATTGTTCCGGCAGCAGTCGACCGTAAATCTCCGCGAGGCCGCGCAGTTTGTCTGCCGATTCGTCGGTGAGTTGTTCGGCGGTGTAGCGCCAGGTCCAGTTATGCCCGCCGAAACTGCCGGGCAGGTTCATGCGCGCGTCGGTGTCCAGTCCCATCACGTCCTGCAACGGGAAAATCGCCGTATCCGCGACGGAGGCCATGACGGCGCGGATGCATACCCATTGGATGTCTTTGCCGGTGGTGTCAAGATACTGTTTCGCGTAGGCGCGTGCGGCTTTCACCGCTTTGCGGTCCTGTGTCGAACCGCCCTCGGCCTTCCACCAGCCGATGGTCGTGTCGTTGTCCGCGGTGCCGGTGTAGGCGACGGTGTCGCGTTCCCATTTGTGCGGGAGCAGGCCGGAGTGCGCGGCGTCTTTCCCGAACGCGAAGTGCAGCACGGCCATGCCGGGAAACCCGAAGCGTTTGCGCAGCGCTTCGACCTCGTCCGTAATCACGCCGAGGTTCTCCGCGACGACGGGCACGTCGCCCAGCGCGTTGCGCACGGCGTGAAACAGCGCATCGCGCGGGCCGTCCACCCAGCGCCCGTTCACGGCGGTTGGCTCGCCGGCGGGGACTTCCCAGTACGCCTCGAAGCCGCGGAAGTGATCGATGCGAATCCAATCGACGAGACGCAGCGTTGCGCGGATGCGTTCGATCCACCAGTCGTATCCATGCTCGGCGTGCAGGTCCCAGCGATAGATGGGGTTGCCCCAGAGCTGGCCGGTTGCGCTGAAATAATCCGGCGGCACGCCCGCGACGACGGTCGGGTTGCCCGCGTCGTCGAGTTCGTACAACTCGGGGTGCGCCCACACGTCCGCGCTGTCGTGTGCGACGTAGATGGGAATGTCGCCGAGGATGCGCACGCCGCGCTCGTTCGCGAAATGTTTGAGCGCGGTCCATTGTTTGAAAAACTGGAACTGCGCGAACTTCAGCGTGCGGATCGGCACGGCCAGCCGCGTGCCCCATTCGTGCAGCGAAAGGCCGTAGCGTTTCGCAATGCCCTCTTCCCACTGGTTCCACGGGAGACCGCCCTGCGCTTCTTTCGCGGCCATGAAAAACGTGTAATCGCTCAGCCAGCGGTCGTTCTCGCGGCAGAACGTATCGAACGCTTCGTGGTCCGAATGCTTGACGTTGTCGAAGAAGGCGTCCGCCGCTTGCTGCAGCAACTTCCGCTTCCAGTCGATTACCCAGCCGAAATCGACCTTGTCCGCTGGAAACGCCGGCGCGTCCGCGATCGCGGACATCGGCAGGATGCCATCGGCCACCAGGCGCTCGGGACTGATCAGCAGCCAGTTCCCCGCGAAGGTGCTGAAACTTTGGTACGGCGAATCGCCGTAGCCCGTCGGCCCCAACGGCAACACCTGCCAGACGCGTTGCCCCGCGCGCTCGAGCCACTCGACGAAACGATAGGCCGAATCGCCAAGATCGCCGATGCCGTATGGACTGGGGAAGGAGGTTGGGTGTAACAGAATGCCACTCGATCGATTGGTTTTCATGCGCGGGATGGTACGTGAACGCGACGGCCACTACAATTCCGGGTGGGGCTAATCCAGCGTGTGCACATTCGCCGCGCTTCCGCGTTTTTTGGTATCATTCGATCCTTGCGGTAGGTTTCACGTTCAAATTGCGGGTAATAGATATGACTATGCGCGTTTTTGCAGGAATTGCCGGCCTGGTTGCTTTGCTTATGGTTTCCTCCGCGTGCCGGAGCGACGGCGGCGGAAGCGTGGTCGAGAAGGTGAAGTACGACTTTGGCATCGGCGAAAAGCCGGAGGGGTACGAGAGCTTCTCGGACCGCGTGATGACGCGGCTCGATGCGGTCGGAAAGACCGAGATGAAACGGATGAATGTCGAGAACCGGTACGGCGACATCCAGTTCGAGGACGAGCAGGGCCTGCAAGGGAAGTATTACAAGCAGGTGAAGGAGTACGAGTCGCACCAGGCGCTCGAGGCGGTGCCGGTTTCGCGCGGCAGCCAGGGCGAACGCGGCTACGTGGGGTATGTGCAGTACTCGTTTCGCATCAAGCAGGGTGAACGCTTCTCGACGCGCACGGAAGCGGAGGCCGCGCCGGCGAACATTCGCACCGACGTGACCGGGAAGGAAACGTATCGCTATTCGTTTGGCCCGGGCGGCACGTGGGACGGCGCACCGGGCGAGAAGACGTCGCGCTGAATTGACGTAAGCTGACTTACTCGAAACAGATGGATTCGACCAGATGCCTCAAATCTTCAACGTCAGATTGAGGTGCGTCCTGACGCCGACTGACGGCAATTAGAAAATATTGCGAAGCCCTGGGTACGACCCATAATTCGGAGTACACCGGAAACGATTGACCGTCTACTGTGCCCATCGTGTAGGTCGCAACAGTTCGCACGGCAGCGGCGCCGCCAACCGTACAATCGTCCGGACCTTCGGCAGCAAAATCATCCGCGAATCTACGCATTAGATCCAGCAGAATTCCTGCCATTTCCTTTGCATTTATTGGCCCGCTGCGGTTTGGTTTGACCTGGACCTTTATGGAAGGATTCAGATCCGGGTGAGGTTCTTCGTACTTTGCTGCAGACATCAGTGGCACGTTTGCATACCTTAAGAACATTTCATCGTTCGACGTAACTGTTTGAACGTGGCGCATGTACTCGTCCGCGCAAATGAAACGCCACTGGCCGGGTTTTGTCACCTTAAATCCAAACGTTGGAGAATAGAACTCATTTGAATCGACTGCTTCACTCACCGCCCTATACTCCAGATCAGCCCAGACAATTGGA
It includes:
- the malQ gene encoding 4-alpha-glucanotransferase, yielding MKTNRSSGILLHPTSFPSPYGIGDLGDSAYRFVEWLERAGQRVWQVLPLGPTGYGDSPYQSFSTFAGNWLLISPERLVADGILPMSAIADAPAFPADKVDFGWVIDWKRKLLQQAADAFFDNVKHSDHEAFDTFCRENDRWLSDYTFFMAAKEAQGGLPWNQWEEGIAKRYGLSLHEWGTRLAVPIRTLKFAQFQFFKQWTALKHFANERGVRILGDIPIYVAHDSADVWAHPELYELDDAGNPTVVAGVPPDYFSATGQLWGNPIYRWDLHAEHGYDWWIERIRATLRLVDWIRIDHFRGFEAYWEVPAGEPTAVNGRWVDGPRDALFHAVRNALGDVPVVAENLGVITDEVEALRKRFGFPGMAVLHFAFGKDAAHSGLLPHKWERDTVAYTGTADNDTTIGWWKAEGGSTQDRKAVKAARAYAKQYLDTTGKDIQWVCIRAVMASVADTAIFPLQDVMGLDTDARMNLPGSFGGHNWTWRYTAEQLTDESADKLRGLAEIYGRLLPEQ